Proteins found in one Gordonia sp. PDNC005 genomic segment:
- a CDS encoding Na+/H+ antiporter subunit A — protein sequence MIAVMIALAIGALVSPPIMKLCGTRGFYVLALMPAAALVWVMANWPEANAQPRTETLTWVPSLQMDIDVRFDTLSAILSVLILGVGSLVLVYCANYFDTMRRRVETFGGEIVAFAAAMFGLVVSDNTLVLYVFWEATTVLSFMLVGFNMVRATSRRAATQALLVTTFGGLAMLVGIIMLGERTGSYLLSDLIANPPAGGVFVDVAVVLILIGAISKSAIVPFHFWLPGAMAAPTPVSAYLHAAAMVKAGIYLVARLAPAFSDRLSWQVLVIGLGALTMLLGGWRSLRERDLKLILAFGTVSQLGFIMVLVGIGDAGVAMAGLSMVIAHALFKACLFMVVGIIDHSTGTRDIRLLARLGHRLPALAAIAAVAGASMAGLPFTFGFVGKETAFGAVWNTDALDTWAAYTVDITLLIGSIITFAYTTRFLWGAFGRKVRTFPTRPVAALHPPNAAFLAPPAILAAAGVAAGFAAGWIGEQFVPYAKTLPDYGHELEHLAMWHGFGLPIVFSIIVVVCGTSLFLFLRKRRRKVFKNPPPLNADRVYDATLRGADTLSLFVTKYTQRGSLPLTQAVILSTAVLLPVIALALGNRDALQVRGFDNVEQAVVGVLMTAAAISVTVLRNRLAATLVVGLTGYGCGALFAMYGAPDLALTQFLVESVTLVVFVLVLRKLPSEPASRHTTGFKPGRALIGLAFGAMLVMIGLFAAAARSTEPLQLRLGDAAYTFGHGSNTVNVLLVDIRAWDTLGEVSVLIVAATGVASMVFRSRRFGAVPRITDAARLQAGLIDDDVVSDRTTWLRGSELRDPRHRTMVLEATTRVVFPTLVILSIYLFFAGHNAPGGGFAGGLVMGLALVLRYLAGGRYELGEALPVEAGTILGAGLLVSATTAVTSLFLGAPALSSAVIDLELPVFGSVHIVTALFFDLGIYLIVVGLVLDVLRSLGARLETPEDAPAPEPSEAVK from the coding sequence TTGATCGCAGTGATGATCGCGCTGGCAATAGGCGCGCTCGTTTCACCACCGATCATGAAATTGTGCGGAACCCGAGGGTTCTACGTCCTGGCTCTGATGCCCGCGGCGGCCCTCGTCTGGGTGATGGCGAACTGGCCCGAAGCGAATGCACAACCCCGCACCGAAACCCTGACATGGGTGCCGTCGCTGCAGATGGACATCGACGTCCGCTTCGACACGCTGTCGGCGATTCTCTCGGTGCTCATCCTCGGCGTCGGGTCGCTCGTCCTGGTGTACTGCGCAAACTACTTCGACACCATGCGACGGCGCGTCGAGACGTTCGGTGGTGAGATCGTCGCCTTCGCGGCCGCCATGTTCGGGCTCGTGGTCAGCGACAACACACTGGTCCTGTACGTGTTCTGGGAAGCGACGACGGTCCTGTCGTTCATGCTCGTCGGCTTCAACATGGTCCGCGCCACGTCGCGTCGCGCAGCGACGCAGGCACTGCTGGTGACGACCTTCGGCGGCCTCGCGATGCTCGTCGGCATCATCATGCTCGGCGAACGCACCGGCAGCTACCTGCTGTCCGACCTCATCGCGAACCCGCCGGCAGGCGGAGTGTTCGTCGATGTCGCCGTGGTCTTGATCCTGATCGGCGCGATCTCGAAATCGGCGATCGTGCCGTTCCACTTCTGGCTGCCCGGCGCCATGGCCGCTCCCACTCCAGTCAGCGCGTATCTGCACGCGGCCGCGATGGTGAAGGCGGGCATCTACCTCGTCGCTCGTCTCGCACCGGCGTTCTCCGACCGACTGAGCTGGCAGGTGCTGGTGATCGGCCTCGGCGCGCTCACCATGTTGCTCGGCGGCTGGCGGTCACTCCGCGAGCGCGACCTCAAGCTGATCCTCGCGTTCGGAACGGTGTCGCAGCTCGGCTTCATCATGGTCCTCGTCGGGATCGGCGACGCCGGAGTGGCCATGGCGGGGCTCTCGATGGTGATCGCGCACGCACTGTTCAAAGCGTGCCTGTTCATGGTCGTCGGCATCATCGACCACTCCACCGGCACTCGTGACATCCGACTCCTCGCCCGCCTCGGGCATCGTCTCCCGGCGCTCGCCGCCATCGCGGCCGTCGCAGGCGCGAGCATGGCTGGACTTCCGTTCACGTTCGGCTTCGTCGGCAAGGAGACGGCGTTCGGCGCCGTCTGGAACACCGACGCACTCGACACGTGGGCTGCCTACACGGTCGACATCACGCTGCTCATCGGTTCGATCATCACCTTCGCGTACACGACGCGCTTCCTGTGGGGCGCGTTCGGCCGCAAGGTACGCACGTTCCCGACCAGGCCGGTGGCCGCTCTGCACCCGCCGAATGCCGCGTTCCTCGCGCCGCCTGCGATCCTGGCCGCCGCCGGTGTCGCCGCAGGGTTCGCCGCAGGCTGGATCGGCGAGCAGTTCGTCCCGTACGCGAAGACACTGCCCGACTACGGTCACGAACTCGAGCACCTCGCGATGTGGCACGGGTTCGGTCTGCCGATCGTCTTCTCGATCATCGTTGTCGTCTGCGGGACGTCGCTGTTCCTGTTCTTGCGGAAGCGGCGCCGCAAGGTGTTCAAGAACCCGCCGCCGTTGAACGCCGACCGCGTGTACGACGCCACCCTCCGCGGCGCGGACACCCTGTCGCTCTTCGTGACGAAGTACACGCAGCGCGGTTCCCTTCCCCTGACCCAAGCCGTGATCCTCTCGACCGCGGTCCTGTTGCCCGTCATCGCTTTGGCCCTCGGCAATCGTGACGCGTTGCAGGTCCGCGGATTCGACAACGTCGAGCAGGCCGTGGTCGGCGTCCTGATGACGGCGGCCGCGATCTCCGTGACGGTCCTACGCAACCGTCTCGCGGCGACCCTCGTGGTCGGTCTCACCGGTTACGGCTGCGGCGCGCTCTTCGCGATGTACGGCGCGCCCGACCTCGCGCTCACCCAGTTCCTGGTGGAGAGCGTCACGCTCGTCGTGTTCGTGCTGGTGCTGCGCAAGCTCCCGTCCGAACCCGCGTCCCGCCACACCACCGGGTTCAAGCCCGGACGCGCTCTGATCGGTCTCGCGTTCGGCGCGATGCTCGTGATGATCGGGTTGTTCGCCGCCGCCGCGCGCTCCACCGAACCGCTCCAACTCCGTCTCGGTGATGCCGCGTACACGTTCGGCCACGGCTCCAACACCGTGAACGTCCTGCTCGTCGACATCCGCGCGTGGGACACCCTCGGCGAGGTCTCCGTACTGATCGTCGCAGCCACAGGTGTCGCGTCGATGGTGTTCCGGAGCCGCCGTTTCGGCGCCGTTCCCCGCATCACCGACGCGGCCCGACTCCAGGCGGGTCTGATCGACGACGACGTCGTATCCGACCGCACCACGTGGCTCCGCGGCAGTGAGCTCCGCGATCCGCGCCACCGGACGATGGTCCTCGAAGCGACCACCCGAGTGGTGTTCCCGACCCTGGTGATCCTGTCGATCTACCTGTTCTTCGCAGGCCACAATGCTCCAGGAGGCGGATTCGCGGGCGGACTCGTCATGGGCCTCGCGTTGGTCCTCCGCTACCTCGCAGGCGGGCGCTACGAACTCGGCGAAGCACTGCCCGTCGAAGCCGGAACCATCCTCGGCGCAGGCCTGCTGGTCTCGGCGACGACCGCTGTCACCTCGCTGTTCCTCGGGGCGCCCGCGTTGTCCTCCGCGGTCATCGACCTCGAACTGCCGGTGTTCGGAAGCGTCCACATCGTCACCGCACTGTTCTTCGACCTCGGTATCTACCTGATCGTCGTCGGGCTGGTGCTCGACGTGCTCCGCAGCCTCGGCGCGCGCCTGGAGACACCGGAAGACGCCCCCGCCCCCGAGCCGTCGGAGGCAGTTAAGTGA
- a CDS encoding type IV toxin-antitoxin system AbiEi family antitoxin domain-containing protein codes for MWPVNRYGIVSRAAALDAGLPERRVTEAVRSGELQVVGRGQYLPGSTLSGSTRPAALLYRKRCIAAATGPGRLVLSHDSAAAVHGLELLYPDTVHVHLTNGRSGGGYTRPRRIVHPGALSDDDVVEIDGVLVTSLERTVVDIALASSRFAQSLTVLDCGLANGLTDDGLQRDFSTPRRGVSLARRALSFADGRSESPGESWSRAQMIEDDLHLPDLQVEYRLRSGRTARCDFGVRDIFVAEFDGLVKYRRDMCDGEDPEDVVIREKIREDELRDLGLDVARWTWPDLTAQRVTSIVRAHYSRLGIDL; via the coding sequence ATGTGGCCGGTGAACAGGTACGGAATCGTCAGTCGGGCAGCTGCGTTGGATGCCGGGCTCCCGGAACGCCGGGTCACCGAGGCCGTCAGGTCAGGTGAGTTACAGGTCGTCGGACGCGGGCAGTATCTACCGGGCAGCACGCTCTCGGGTAGCACCAGACCGGCCGCACTGCTGTACCGGAAACGATGCATCGCCGCTGCGACTGGACCGGGACGGCTGGTACTGAGCCATGATTCCGCGGCTGCCGTCCACGGACTTGAGCTCCTCTACCCCGACACCGTTCACGTCCATCTGACAAACGGACGCTCGGGAGGTGGATACACGCGGCCGCGGAGAATCGTGCATCCGGGGGCCCTCTCCGACGACGACGTCGTGGAGATCGACGGCGTGCTGGTCACCAGCCTCGAGCGGACAGTCGTCGACATCGCGCTCGCATCGTCCCGCTTCGCGCAGTCCCTGACCGTCCTCGACTGTGGACTAGCCAACGGCCTCACCGACGACGGCTTGCAACGCGACTTCTCCACTCCGCGCAGGGGCGTGTCTCTGGCCCGGCGCGCGCTGAGCTTCGCAGACGGACGTTCCGAGTCGCCAGGCGAATCGTGGAGCCGCGCGCAGATGATCGAAGACGATCTCCACCTCCCCGATCTTCAAGTCGAGTACCGGCTCCGATCGGGTCGGACCGCCCGCTGCGACTTCGGGGTACGAGACATCTTCGTCGCCGAGTTCGACGGTCTCGTCAAATACCGCAGAGACATGTGCGACGGCGAGGATCCGGAAGACGTCGTGATCCGAGAGAAGATCCGCGAAGACGAACTCCGCGACCTCGGCCTCGACGTCGCACGGTGGACCTGGCCCGACCTCACCGCACAGCGCGTCACGTCCATCGTCCGAGCTCACTACTCCCGCCTCGGGATCGACCTCTAG
- a CDS encoding AAA family ATPase produces the protein MPGPSLALTARLNTSAADSRRGLVRVHPEVLAALSLREWDAISLTGARTVASVVARASDDVPPGTLLLDDITFSNLGVRENSQVVVGPVTVYGASKVTVSGSSAAVSAVSDAALRRALLGKVVSVGDAVSLLPRDLGPDLAASEATQSMARTLGITWTNELLTVTATEPAGPVSVQTTTAVIWAHPSMLPAPVAPPAAGPAPVEAPDRRTPAPEHRPRATSELVGVDTQVARLTDWLSVTLDSPDILAALGAQPRLGVLVTGPSGVGKATVVRSVSADRPFVEIDGPTTGALIAESRRTAVASAVARLRAQGPGVLLITDVDALLPVDADPVSTLILDDLRSALGSGTVALVATTADATKADPRLREPDLCDRSLTIGLPDAPLRAKLLAAILRGVPVDGELDFDDIAAHTPGFVAADLAAVVRDAALRAAARAAETAEAPALRTSDLADALTVVRPASRLESPDVALGSITLDDVGDMVETRQALTEAVLWPLQHPDTFTRLGVDPPRGVLLYGPPGCGKTFVVRALAASGRLSVHTVKGAELLDKWVGASERAVRDLFTRARESAPSLIFLDEVDALAPRRGGSTDSGVADRVVAALLTELDGVEPLSDVVVLGATNRPDLIDPALLRPGRLERLVFVPPPDAEARADILRASSRNVPLAGIDLDALAVDLDGYSAADCSALLREAALAAMRRDINAATVTSADLDVARTAVRPSLDPDQVAELEAYAERRRS, from the coding sequence GTGCCGGGACCGTCGCTCGCACTCACCGCACGCCTGAACACCTCGGCCGCCGACTCGCGTCGTGGACTCGTCCGCGTCCACCCGGAGGTGCTGGCCGCGCTGTCGTTGCGGGAGTGGGACGCGATCAGCCTCACCGGCGCACGGACTGTCGCCTCGGTGGTGGCCCGGGCGTCGGACGACGTGCCTCCCGGCACGCTTCTGCTCGACGACATCACGTTCTCCAATCTCGGTGTCCGCGAGAACTCCCAGGTCGTCGTCGGACCGGTGACCGTCTACGGCGCGTCGAAGGTGACGGTGAGCGGATCGTCGGCGGCAGTGTCCGCGGTGTCGGACGCGGCCCTGCGCCGTGCGCTGCTCGGCAAGGTCGTGTCGGTCGGCGACGCCGTGTCGCTCCTCCCCCGCGACCTCGGCCCCGATCTCGCAGCAAGTGAAGCCACTCAGTCGATGGCCCGCACTCTCGGCATCACATGGACCAACGAACTGCTGACCGTCACCGCGACCGAGCCCGCGGGCCCGGTCAGCGTGCAGACCACCACCGCCGTGATCTGGGCACACCCGTCGATGCTCCCCGCACCCGTCGCTCCTCCCGCTGCCGGTCCGGCGCCTGTCGAAGCACCGGATCGCCGTACGCCCGCACCCGAGCACCGGCCGCGCGCGACGTCCGAACTCGTGGGCGTCGACACCCAGGTGGCCAGGCTGACGGACTGGCTGTCGGTGACTCTCGACTCCCCCGACATCCTGGCCGCCCTCGGGGCGCAGCCGCGTCTCGGTGTGCTGGTGACCGGCCCGTCGGGTGTCGGCAAGGCGACCGTCGTGCGGTCGGTGAGCGCCGATCGACCGTTCGTCGAGATCGACGGACCCACGACGGGTGCGCTCATCGCCGAGAGCCGTCGCACCGCGGTCGCATCGGCGGTGGCGCGGTTGCGTGCCCAGGGTCCTGGCGTTCTGTTGATCACCGACGTCGACGCGCTGCTTCCGGTGGACGCCGATCCGGTGTCGACATTGATCCTTGACGACCTCAGATCCGCGCTCGGGAGCGGCACTGTGGCGCTGGTCGCGACGACCGCCGATGCCACGAAGGCCGATCCGCGGCTACGCGAGCCCGACCTGTGCGACCGGTCGTTGACCATCGGCCTCCCCGACGCTCCCCTACGGGCAAAACTACTGGCAGCGATCCTGCGAGGCGTGCCAGTCGACGGTGAACTCGACTTCGACGACATCGCCGCACACACTCCGGGATTCGTCGCCGCCGACCTCGCCGCCGTGGTGCGCGACGCCGCGCTGCGGGCAGCAGCGCGTGCCGCCGAGACCGCCGAAGCACCTGCGTTGCGGACCTCTGATCTCGCCGACGCGCTGACCGTCGTCCGTCCCGCGTCGCGGCTGGAGTCGCCCGACGTGGCGCTCGGTTCGATCACGCTCGACGACGTCGGCGACATGGTGGAGACCCGGCAGGCCCTCACCGAAGCTGTCCTGTGGCCGCTCCAGCACCCGGACACCTTCACCCGATTGGGTGTCGACCCGCCGCGCGGCGTCCTGCTGTACGGCCCGCCCGGCTGCGGTAAGACGTTTGTCGTTCGGGCACTCGCCGCGTCGGGGCGACTGTCGGTTCACACCGTCAAGGGCGCGGAGCTGCTCGACAAGTGGGTCGGCGCGTCCGAGCGTGCGGTCCGAGACCTCTTCACCAGGGCGCGAGAGTCGGCACCGTCGTTGATCTTCCTCGACGAGGTCGATGCTCTCGCACCCCGTCGTGGCGGTTCCACCGACTCTGGAGTGGCCGACCGAGTGGTCGCCGCGCTGCTGACCGAGTTGGACGGCGTCGAACCGCTGTCGGACGTGGTGGTCCTCGGCGCGACGAATCGGCCCGACCTCATCGATCCAGCGCTGTTGCGTCCCGGCCGTCTCGAGCGGCTCGTGTTCGTCCCGCCGCCGGACGCCGAGGCACGCGCCGACATCCTGCGCGCGTCGTCGCGCAATGTCCCGCTCGCCGGGATCGACCTCGACGCCCTCGCCGTCGATTTGGACGGATACTCCGCAGCCGACTGCTCCGCGCTCCTGCGCGAAGCGGCACTGGCCGCGATGCGTCGCGACATCAACGCCGCGACGGTCACCTCCGCCGATCTCGACGTTGCGCGCACCGCCGTCCGCCCGTCCCTCGATCCCGATCAGGTAGCCGAGCTCGAGGCGTACGCCGAGCGTCGTCGCAGCTAG
- a CDS encoding phosphatidylcholine/phosphatidylserine synthase, whose translation MADGPTRPRLGRRRRDGAPRRRARVAGQTRRRSDRERRHSLRDGRMFLPSALTILAVCAGLSAVRFADEGKIDLALGLLVIAAVLDGLDGRVARMMDATTKIGAEIDSLADAINFGVAPALIVYSAVLRDADSMGKDVGWILVLIYCAAIVLRLARFNTLLDDDDAPAYTKEFFVGVPAPAAAVMALLPVGMMQHFGSGWWTSTAAVGSWMVFVALLAVSRVPTLSFKTARVRPSALAGLLIVVAAAAALLMTFPYLLMVIGVLAYLAHMPFAWRMQRLVAARPEHWEVPARDRRLQRRDERRAAGGNGVRRRRVAPRTSARLGLRRPTPRTERHADDVIED comes from the coding sequence ATGGCCGACGGACCGACCCGCCCACGCCTGGGCCGGCGCCGTCGTGACGGCGCACCGCGTCGCCGTGCCCGTGTCGCCGGTCAGACGCGGCGACGCAGCGACCGCGAGCGTCGCCATTCGTTGCGGGACGGCCGGATGTTCCTGCCGTCCGCACTCACGATTCTTGCTGTCTGCGCAGGTCTGAGCGCTGTTCGTTTCGCCGACGAAGGCAAGATCGACCTCGCGCTCGGACTCCTGGTGATCGCCGCAGTGCTCGACGGCCTCGACGGCCGTGTCGCACGCATGATGGACGCGACCACCAAGATCGGCGCCGAGATCGACTCCCTCGCGGACGCCATCAACTTCGGTGTGGCGCCCGCACTGATCGTCTACTCCGCGGTCCTGCGCGACGCCGACTCCATGGGCAAGGACGTCGGCTGGATCCTGGTCCTCATCTACTGCGCGGCGATCGTTCTACGGTTGGCACGGTTCAACACCCTGCTCGACGACGATGACGCCCCGGCGTACACGAAGGAGTTCTTCGTCGGCGTGCCCGCTCCCGCGGCGGCCGTGATGGCGTTGCTTCCGGTCGGCATGATGCAGCACTTCGGGTCGGGCTGGTGGACGTCGACGGCCGCGGTCGGATCGTGGATGGTGTTCGTCGCGCTGCTAGCGGTGAGCCGCGTGCCGACGCTGTCGTTCAAGACGGCCCGAGTACGCCCGAGTGCGCTCGCCGGGTTGCTGATCGTGGTCGCTGCGGCCGCAGCACTGCTGATGACGTTCCCTTACCTGCTGATGGTGATCGGTGTTCTCGCATACCTCGCGCACATGCCGTTCGCGTGGCGGATGCAGCGGTTGGTCGCGGCCAGGCCCGAGCACTGGGAGGTCCCCGCGCGTGACCGTCGCCTCCAGCGACGCGACGAGCGTCGTGCCGCGGGCGGCAACGGTGTCCGTCGTCGACGGGTGGCCCCTCGCACGTCTGCACGACTGGGTCTGCGGCGTCCCACTCCGCGGACCGAACGCCATGCCGACGACGTCATCGAGGACTGA
- a CDS encoding phosphatidylserine decarboxylase: MARRPKGPDARTGVGHLIDLFNQTVPPIHPRGIPFVAAPAAVAVLGRSKPWISRPAMALAGASALFFRHPSRVPPKGAGLVVAPADGTIAIVDEMVPHPELGLGDQPLPRICTFLSVFDVHVQRVPIAGRVLSVVHKPGEFLSADLPEASTANERTSMTIETPEGPQVGVVQIAGLIARRIVNDAEVGHDLVLGDTYGLIRFGSRVDVFLPAGTVPKVSVGQRAVGAETVFADLS, encoded by the coding sequence GTGGCACGACGCCCCAAGGGTCCCGACGCACGCACCGGCGTCGGACACCTGATCGACCTGTTCAATCAGACTGTTCCGCCGATCCATCCGCGCGGCATCCCGTTCGTCGCGGCACCTGCCGCTGTCGCGGTCCTGGGCCGCAGCAAGCCGTGGATCTCACGCCCGGCGATGGCGCTCGCCGGTGCGTCGGCGCTGTTCTTCCGCCACCCGTCCCGGGTCCCCCCGAAGGGCGCGGGGCTGGTGGTGGCACCCGCTGACGGCACCATCGCGATCGTCGACGAGATGGTCCCCCATCCTGAGCTCGGTCTCGGTGATCAGCCGCTGCCGCGTATCTGCACGTTCCTGTCGGTGTTCGACGTCCACGTACAACGCGTCCCGATCGCCGGTCGAGTCCTGTCGGTGGTCCACAAGCCCGGCGAGTTCCTGTCGGCCGATCTACCCGAAGCGAGCACGGCGAACGAGCGCACGTCGATGACCATCGAGACTCCCGAGGGGCCGCAGGTCGGTGTTGTGCAGATCGCCGGTTTGATCGCCCGCCGCATCGTCAACGACGCCGAGGTCGGACACGACCTCGTTCTCGGCGACACGTACGGGCTCATCCGCTTCGGCTCACGCGTCGACGTCTTCCTGCCTGCGGGCACGGTCCCGAAGGTCTCCGTCGGACAGCGTGCTGTCGGCGCCGAGACAGTCTTCGCGGACCTGAGCTGA
- a CDS encoding SRPBCC family protein produces the protein MAEPIIEDSIDVNATPEAVWSVISDLPRMGEWSPQCKKMIVFGGEVKKGARTLNVNRRGPLVWPTNAKIVTFDKDREIAFRISENHTVWSYKIDATETGSRVTESRVAEGGKTTALSAFLVDKVFGGNDSFEDELREGIRETLGKIKRAAESV, from the coding sequence ATGGCTGAACCCATCATCGAAGACTCGATCGACGTCAACGCAACGCCCGAGGCCGTCTGGTCTGTGATCAGCGACCTTCCGCGCATGGGCGAGTGGAGCCCGCAGTGCAAGAAGATGATCGTGTTCGGCGGTGAGGTCAAGAAGGGTGCCCGCACGCTCAACGTGAACCGCCGCGGGCCGCTCGTGTGGCCGACCAACGCGAAGATCGTCACCTTCGACAAGGACCGCGAGATCGCCTTCCGCATCTCCGAGAACCACACCGTCTGGTCGTACAAGATCGACGCAACCGAGACCGGCTCTCGCGTCACCGAGTCGCGTGTCGCCGAAGGCGGCAAGACCACTGCACTGTCGGCGTTCCTCGTCGACAAGGTGTTCGGCGGCAACGACTCCTTCGAGGACGAGCTCCGCGAAGGCATCCGCGAGACTCTCGGCAAGATCAAGCGCGCCGCGGAAAGCGTCTGA
- a CDS encoding acyl-CoA dehydrogenase family protein — translation MEFDLSEEQVMLRDTVRDVLTSTYDVETLRSVTDTDLGWSRELWNSLAEIGILGLVFSEDDGGMGAGPEELSVVMGELGASLAPEPLLGSVIVPGMLVARTADDAIRADIIGGLSSGERLLAFAHTEPGDRWPHAAVKTTAVGGKLTGTKTLVDHGDVADTFVVSARETDGTIGLYLVAADADGLTRSAYRTHDRRRGAQVELTGATGTRLGSGDASQVISDVEVATQSALCAEAVGAMTRALQLTVEYLKTRKQFGVPLATFQALTHRAADMYVSNELAQSMSTYFTAALADGDYDPIIASRAKLQICRSGRHVGQEAIQMHGGIGMTAEYPVGHYVSRLTAISHTLGDADSHLARLSGSVSEWDMVTVG, via the coding sequence ATGGAATTCGACCTCTCCGAAGAACAGGTGATGTTGCGCGACACCGTCCGCGACGTCCTGACCTCCACCTACGATGTGGAGACCCTCCGATCCGTCACCGACACCGACCTCGGGTGGAGCCGCGAGTTGTGGAACTCGCTCGCCGAGATCGGCATCCTCGGTCTCGTCTTCAGCGAAGACGACGGCGGCATGGGCGCAGGCCCGGAGGAACTGTCCGTCGTCATGGGTGAGCTCGGTGCGAGTCTCGCACCCGAGCCGCTGCTCGGATCGGTGATCGTGCCCGGCATGCTCGTCGCCCGCACCGCAGACGACGCAATCCGCGCTGACATCATCGGCGGGCTCTCGTCGGGCGAACGTCTGCTCGCGTTCGCGCACACCGAGCCCGGCGACCGGTGGCCACACGCCGCGGTCAAGACGACGGCCGTCGGCGGGAAGCTGACCGGGACCAAAACCCTCGTCGACCACGGCGACGTGGCCGACACCTTCGTCGTCTCCGCTCGCGAGACAGACGGGACGATCGGGCTGTATCTCGTCGCCGCGGACGCCGACGGTCTGACCCGCAGCGCGTACCGGACACACGACCGCCGACGAGGTGCGCAGGTCGAGCTGACCGGTGCCACCGGAACACGCCTGGGCAGCGGCGACGCGTCTCAGGTGATCTCCGACGTCGAGGTCGCGACACAGTCTGCGCTGTGCGCCGAGGCGGTCGGAGCGATGACACGCGCCCTGCAGCTGACGGTCGAGTACCTGAAGACGCGCAAGCAGTTCGGCGTCCCGCTCGCTACGTTCCAGGCGCTCACGCATCGCGCCGCCGACATGTACGTGTCGAACGAGCTCGCGCAGAGCATGAGCACGTACTTCACGGCAGCCCTGGCCGACGGCGACTACGACCCGATCATCGCGTCCCGTGCCAAGCTGCAGATCTGTCGCAGTGGACGGCACGTGGGTCAGGAGGCCATCCAGATGCACGGTGGCATCGGCATGACTGCCGAGTACCCGGTCGGCCACTACGTCAGCCGTCTCACCGCGATCTCGCACACTCTCGGCGACGCCGACTCGCACCTGGCGCGACTCTCCGGCTCGGTGTCCGAGTGGGACATGGTGACCGTCGGCTGA
- a CDS encoding acyl-CoA dehydrogenase family protein produces MQLRFTPSEEAFRTELREFFTTEIPEDIRRRNAEGKTIYPDDIVTTTQILNKRGIAVPAWPVEAGGQDWTPVQHHIWREEMALNFVPDLLPFNAGMVGPVIAQFGNDAQKERFLPITRNLDLWWCQGFSEPEAGSDLASLKTRAVRDGDHYVVNGQKTWTTLGQFAKWIFMLVRTDPDVKKQAGISFLLIDLDTPGIEMRPIQLIDGGYEVNEVFFSDVRVPVENLVGEENQGWTIAKFLLGNERSGIARVGYTKTKLARAKKLASEITTPNGTLLDDPAIASRLADLENQLLALEITQLRVVAGSANGKQNPASSLLKLRGSELQQEAMELLADIAGPDSLPVAGVDAADANGTADVASPEWAQLTVPTYLNYRKVTIYGGSSEVQRQIIDKAVLGL; encoded by the coding sequence ATGCAGCTGAGATTCACCCCATCCGAAGAAGCCTTCCGGACCGAGCTCCGGGAGTTCTTCACCACCGAGATCCCCGAGGACATCCGACGGCGCAACGCCGAAGGAAAGACCATCTACCCGGACGACATCGTCACCACGACGCAGATCCTGAACAAGCGCGGCATCGCCGTCCCCGCGTGGCCGGTGGAGGCGGGCGGCCAGGACTGGACGCCGGTGCAGCATCACATCTGGCGGGAGGAGATGGCGCTCAACTTCGTCCCCGACCTCCTGCCGTTCAACGCGGGCATGGTCGGTCCGGTGATCGCTCAGTTCGGCAACGACGCGCAGAAGGAACGCTTCCTCCCGATCACCCGGAATCTCGACCTCTGGTGGTGCCAGGGGTTCTCCGAGCCCGAAGCGGGCAGTGACCTCGCCTCGCTGAAGACCCGGGCCGTCCGCGACGGCGACCACTACGTCGTCAACGGCCAGAAGACGTGGACCACCCTCGGCCAGTTCGCCAAGTGGATCTTCATGCTGGTCCGCACCGATCCCGACGTGAAGAAGCAGGCCGGCATCAGCTTCCTGCTGATCGACCTCGACACCCCCGGCATCGAGATGCGCCCGATCCAACTGATCGACGGCGGGTACGAGGTCAACGAGGTCTTCTTCAGTGACGTGCGCGTGCCCGTCGAGAATCTCGTCGGCGAAGAGAACCAGGGTTGGACGATCGCCAAGTTCCTGCTCGGCAACGAACGGTCCGGCATCGCCCGTGTCGGGTACACGAAGACGAAGCTCGCCCGCGCCAAGAAGCTCGCCAGCGAGATCACCACGCCGAACGGGACGCTGCTCGACGATCCGGCGATCGCATCCCGCCTCGCCGACCTGGAGAATCAGCTCCTTGCGCTCGAGATCACACAGCTCCGCGTGGTCGCGGGCTCGGCGAACGGCAAGCAGAACCCGGCGTCGTCGCTGCTGAAGCTGCGCGGCTCCGAACTGCAGCAGGAGGCGATGGAACTCCTCGCCGACATCGCCGGTCCGGATTCGCTGCCCGTCGCGGGCGTCGACGCCGCGGACGCCAACGGGACCGCCGACGTGGCGTCTCCCGAGTGGGCCCAGCTCACGGTTCCGACCTACCTCAACTACCGCAAGGTCACGATCTACGGCGGCTCGTCCGAAGTGCAGCGCCAGATCATCGACAAGGCCGTGCTGGGCCTCTAG